One stretch of Hypanus sabinus isolate sHypSab1 unplaced genomic scaffold, sHypSab1.hap1 scaffold_2099, whole genome shotgun sequence DNA includes these proteins:
- the LOC132387694 gene encoding protein YIF1A-like: MAQHGAYRQPPKQRLRGSNPNAMDPNQLFDDTSASQPAGYTVQGIEMGLPINNFLGEPVANVAMAYGTTIASQGKDIVHKELHRFVSVNKLKYFFTVDTRYVTQKLILLLFPYTHQVQRPGHWSVTWNEDQPGWGETRRAVTRHSVTTECS, translated from the exons CTCCCAAGCAGAGGCTGCGCGGATCAAACCCCAACGCGATGGACCCCAACCAGCTCTTCGATGACACCAGCGCCTCCCAGCCCGCTGGCTACACTGTCCAAGGCATCGAAATGGGGCTTCCAATCAATAACTTCCTTGGCGAGCCTGTGGCCAACGTCGCTATGGCCTACGGCACCACGATAGCCAGCCAGGGGAAAGATATCGTCCATAAAGAG CTGCACAGGTTCGTGTCCGTCAACAAGCTGAAGTACTTCTTCACAGTCGACACAAGATACGTCACGCAGAAGCTGATTCTACTGCTGTTCCCCTACACCCATCAGGTACAGAGACCGGGGCATTGGTCAGTAACGTGGAATGAGGACCAACCGGGCTGGGGAGAAACACGTAGGGCCGTAACCCGTCACTCGGTTACGACGGAGTGTTCGTAG